The following coding sequences are from one Clostridioides difficile ATCC 9689 = DSM 1296 window:
- a CDS encoding NUDIX hydrolase encodes MKLTTICYIEKDDKTLMLYRNKKKDDIHEGKYVGVGGKFEQGETPEECVIREVKEETGLTLKSLSYKGLITFPKFKDEEDWYMFLYFSDEFEGELSEKDLNDCKEGNLIWVDNDKIFDLNMWEGDRLFLNWAKTGNIFSAKIVYDNGKLKDYNVSFLD; translated from the coding sequence ATGAAACTTACAACTATTTGTTATATAGAAAAAGATGACAAGACTTTGATGTTGTACAGAAATAAAAAGAAAGATGATATACATGAAGGTAAGTATGTAGGAGTTGGAGGAAAGTTTGAACAAGGAGAGACCCCAGAAGAATGTGTAATTAGAGAAGTAAAAGAAGAGACTGGTCTTACTCTTAAATCATTGTCATATAAAGGGTTGATAACTTTTCCAAAATTTAAAGATGAAGAAGATTGGTATATGTTTTTGTATTTCTCAGATGAGTTTGAAGGTGAATTATCTGAAAAAGATTTAAATGATTGTAAAGAAGGAAATTTAATTTGGGTTGATAATGATAAAATATTCGATTTAAATATGTGGGAAGGTGACAGGCTGTTCTTAAATTGGGCTAAGACTGGAAATATCTTTAGTGCAAAGATTGTATATGATAATGGGAAACTAAAAGATTATAATGTAAGTTTCTTAGATTAA
- a CDS encoding diguanylate cyclase domain-containing protein: MEDCVVNLKKLLLLIIVITSIFTSCIFSFGINAIGNDNRTIRVAYPIQKGLTEIDEQGNYFGYTYEYLLEIAQYTGWNYEFVQVPGDINESITKLMKMLENGEIDIMGGMLYNEPMQKIYNYAGNNYGVANTVLQALYENTDIDNIMSSQDVKKIRIAVIENSDTRLKELDEYCKMNLMSPELVYCKTNDEQLEALKSGKADVLLNVSMNPLEGVRTVAKFSSKPFYFITPKGSTNLTQKLNSAINNIEQKDPYFSTTLYEKYFTPENNQMFLSDEETDYIKETEKLKVGVLLNKPPFQNIDKDTGELRGISIDLLNHICDKTGLEFELVPVKSQEDLENMTKKREIDIVAGMIYDYEYSREHNIVMSRPFLSTQYTMMINNKLNENSLDGKRVALAKGINYYGQFEENIVWYDNLEECIEAVNKGYADYTYGEGYSMQYYMNQPKYKNVRLVPQTYKAKSICFGIIKKDKQELLNIFNKAIISISSEKMQSIVYQNTTYRQDFSLLYIMQQNPIETIFIVASLLICIIGFMAFGLHTRTSMNEKISLELKKHTQLYEMTSEYFFEYDYKQDKLIISMPEKGIETYYGLDKNDKESENGNIENERDKIRKEYNKKFFDVIKSQENGTTEMYSIMLDDTFHWIRVTSKIIYNDRKIPMYVIGKICNIDSEKEEKNRLLDKAQRDSLTNIYNAAYIRKLTAQNLLNLSTEKNGALLIIDIDYFKSINDTYGHLLGDKVLIDVAKVLDESFAKNDIVGRLGGDEFSVYINDIINKEELINKCNDVYNHIHLIKLPNGESLSISMGVVIAKPGQEYDELYQIADNALYDSKRQGRNRFKIV, encoded by the coding sequence ATGGAGGATTGTGTAGTGAATTTAAAAAAATTACTTTTATTAATTATTGTAATTACATCTATATTCACTTCTTGCATATTTTCTTTTGGTATCAACGCTATAGGTAATGATAATCGTACCATTCGTGTTGCTTATCCTATTCAAAAAGGTTTAACTGAAATAGATGAGCAAGGTAACTATTTTGGGTATACATATGAATATTTACTAGAAATTGCACAGTATACTGGATGGAATTATGAATTTGTTCAAGTTCCTGGAGATATAAATGAATCTATTACAAAATTAATGAAGATGTTAGAAAATGGTGAAATTGATATAATGGGAGGTATGTTATACAATGAGCCAATGCAAAAAATATATAATTATGCAGGGAATAATTATGGAGTAGCAAATACAGTACTACAAGCATTATATGAAAATACAGATATTGATAACATAATGAGTTCACAAGATGTGAAAAAAATCCGTATTGCTGTAATAGAAAATTCTGATACTAGGCTTAAAGAGTTAGATGAGTATTGTAAGATGAATCTTATGTCACCTGAATTGGTATATTGTAAAACAAATGATGAGCAACTAGAAGCACTAAAGAGTGGTAAAGCAGATGTACTTCTTAATGTGAGTATGAACCCACTAGAAGGTGTACGTACTGTAGCAAAATTTTCATCAAAACCATTTTATTTCATTACTCCTAAAGGTAGTACAAATTTAACTCAAAAGCTTAACTCAGCAATTAATAATATTGAACAGAAAGACCCATATTTTTCAACTACTTTATATGAAAAATACTTTACACCAGAGAACAATCAAATGTTTTTATCTGATGAAGAAACTGATTACATTAAAGAGACAGAAAAATTAAAAGTAGGAGTACTTTTAAACAAACCACCATTTCAAAATATAGATAAAGATACAGGTGAATTAAGAGGTATATCAATTGATTTGTTAAATCATATATGTGATAAAACAGGCTTAGAATTTGAACTTGTGCCTGTAAAATCTCAAGAAGATTTAGAAAACATGACTAAAAAGCGTGAAATTGATATTGTAGCAGGAATGATTTATGATTATGAATACTCTCGTGAACATAATATAGTTATGTCTCGGCCTTTTCTTTCTACTCAATATACTATGATGATTAATAATAAATTAAATGAGAATAGTTTAGATGGAAAACGTGTAGCTCTAGCCAAAGGTATTAATTATTATGGTCAGTTTGAAGAGAATATAGTTTGGTATGATAATTTAGAAGAGTGTATAGAAGCTGTTAATAAAGGCTATGCAGATTACACTTATGGCGAAGGTTATTCTATGCAGTACTATATGAATCAACCTAAGTATAAAAATGTGCGTCTAGTTCCTCAAACTTATAAAGCAAAGAGTATTTGTTTTGGTATAATTAAAAAAGATAAACAAGAATTATTGAATATATTTAATAAAGCTATTATAAGTATTTCATCAGAAAAAATGCAATCAATTGTCTACCAAAATACTACATATAGACAAGACTTCTCGTTGCTTTATATTATGCAACAGAATCCAATTGAGACTATTTTTATTGTAGCCAGTTTATTAATTTGTATTATTGGATTTATGGCATTTGGTTTGCATACTCGTACAAGTATGAACGAGAAGATATCTTTAGAACTCAAAAAACATACTCAGTTGTATGAAATGACAAGTGAATACTTTTTTGAGTATGATTATAAGCAAGATAAATTGATAATTTCTATGCCAGAAAAGGGTATTGAGACTTATTATGGTTTGGATAAAAATGATAAGGAAAGTGAAAATGGCAATATAGAAAATGAAAGAGATAAAATAAGGAAAGAATATAATAAAAAGTTTTTTGATGTAATAAAATCACAAGAAAATGGAACAACTGAAATGTATTCTATTATGCTTGATGATACTTTTCATTGGATTAGAGTTACTTCAAAAATAATTTATAATGATAGAAAAATACCAATGTATGTAATCGGGAAAATATGTAATATTGATTCTGAAAAAGAGGAAAAGAATAGATTGTTAGATAAGGCTCAAAGGGATAGTTTAACCAATATTTATAATGCAGCATATATTAGAAAATTAACTGCACAAAATTTGTTGAATTTATCAACTGAAAAAAATGGTGCTTTATTGATTATAGATATTGATTATTTTAAGTCGATTAATGATACTTATGGTCACTTGTTAGGAGATAAAGTACTTATTGATGTTGCAAAGGTACTTGATGAAAGTTTTGCAAAAAATGATATAGTAGGTCGTTTGGGTGGAGATGAATTTAGTGTTTATATCAATGATATAATAAATAAGGAAGAACTTATTAATAAATGTAATGATGTATACAATCATATTCATCTCATTAAGTTGCCAAATGGAGAAAGTTTATCTATTAGTATGGGGGTAGTTATAGCAAAGCCTGGTCAAGAGTATGATGAACTGTATCAAATAGCAGATAATGCTCTTTATGATTCTAAGAGACAAGGAAGAAATAGATTTAAAATAGTATAA
- a CDS encoding DUF523 domain-containing protein yields MILVSACLIGINCKYSGDNNDNEKVKEYLKGKEFTLVCPEQLGGLSTPRPPAEIVDGKVITKDNKDVTENFVRGANETLKIANLYVCSEAILKEGSPSCGCNLIYDGSFSGKKIPGKGITARLLEEEGIKVKSEKDL; encoded by the coding sequence ATGATATTGGTATCTGCATGTTTAATAGGAATAAATTGTAAATATAGTGGCGATAATAATGATAATGAAAAAGTCAAGGAATATTTAAAAGGCAAAGAATTTACACTTGTATGCCCAGAGCAGTTAGGTGGTCTATCTACACCAAGACCACCTGCTGAGATAGTTGATGGAAAAGTAATTACTAAAGATAATAAGGATGTAACAGAAAACTTTGTAAGAGGGGCTAATGAAACTCTAAAAATAGCAAATTTATATGTATGTAGCGAAGCAATACTAAAAGAGGGTAGCCCCTCTTGTGGATGTAATCTAATATATGATGGTAGTTTTTCAGGTAAAAAGATACCAGGGAAAGGTATAACAGCAAGGCTATTAGAAGAAGAAGGAATAAAAGTTAAGAGTGAAAAAGATTTATAG
- a CDS encoding HD domain-containing protein has protein sequence MREEALEILFKYLETDRMRKHCYAVEAVMRELAKRLEPEKEEEWAVAGLLHDLDSDIVGRKPGEICEGHATTTVELLKKENFGDEEMYRAILGHHDGMGVTRTSLMEKAIYAADPITGFITAIALVYPDKKLTSVKTKSVIKRMKETRFASNVNRDAMRSIEDIGIPFDEFAELSLNAMKNISDVLESAENN, from the coding sequence ATGAGAGAAGAAGCTTTAGAAATTTTATTTAAGTATTTAGAAACTGATAGAATGAGAAAACATTGTTATGCTGTTGAAGCTGTTATGAGAGAATTAGCCAAAAGACTAGAGCCAGAAAAAGAAGAAGAGTGGGCAGTGGCAGGTCTTTTACATGATTTGGATTCAGATATAGTTGGAAGAAAGCCAGGAGAAATATGTGAAGGACATGCTACAACAACAGTAGAACTGCTTAAAAAAGAAAACTTCGGTGACGAAGAAATGTATAGAGCAATACTTGGTCATCATGATGGAATGGGAGTTACAAGAACTAGCCTAATGGAAAAAGCAATATATGCAGCAGACCCTATAACTGGGTTTATAACTGCTATAGCTTTAGTTTATCCAGATAAAAAACTTACCAGTGTAAAGACTAAGTCTGTTATTAAAAGAATGAAAGAAACGAGATTTGCTTCAAATGTAAATAGAGATGCAATGAGAAGTATAGAAGATATAGGGATTCCATTTGATGAATTTGCAGAGCTTTCTCTTAATGCAATGAAGAATATAAGTGATGTGCTTGAAAGTGCTGAAAATAATTAG
- a CDS encoding aminoacyl-histidine dipeptidase encodes MGNVLEGLKPESVFKNFEKISQIPRGSGNEKGISDFLLSFGKNLGLETIQDESLNIIIRKPATKGYENCPGVVLQGHMDMVCEKEKNVEHDFLKDPIKLRIDGDMIYATGTTLGADNGIAVAMGMAILEDNTLEHPALEVLVTVNEEDGMNGADALDPSLIKGQYILNMDSEEEGYLLVSCAGGKTCVVSLPVEYKKVEGDKQGLLVEVTGLLGGHSGMEIVLQRANANKAIARVLSVLNVDYELASVDGGTKHNAIPREAKCVIAVNKADVESAKKQINDILTAFKHEFTTSDPGMTYSVAETSVDKVLTKDCKEKVVQMSCLTPHGVQSVSLDIEGLVESSTNFAIIETKESTIEFLTSVRSSVMSIRDEIADRIRLLAQALGANYDLIAQYPAWEFKKGSKLEKICSETYEKLTGKVPTVMALHAGLECGLLLDKLPHAEAISIGPDMFDVHTPNEHVSIPSVANVWDYVIEILKSMNQY; translated from the coding sequence ATGGGAAACGTATTAGAAGGATTAAAACCAGAAAGTGTTTTTAAAAACTTTGAGAAAATATCTCAAATTCCTAGAGGTTCTGGAAATGAAAAAGGCATAAGTGATTTTTTACTTAGCTTTGGTAAAAATTTAGGTCTTGAAACTATTCAGGATGAAAGCTTAAACATAATAATAAGAAAGCCTGCTACAAAAGGATATGAAAATTGTCCAGGTGTAGTTCTTCAAGGACATATGGATATGGTTTGCGAAAAAGAAAAGAATGTTGAACATGATTTTCTTAAAGACCCTATAAAATTAAGAATTGATGGTGACATGATATATGCTACTGGAACTACTCTAGGAGCTGACAATGGTATAGCTGTTGCTATGGGTATGGCTATATTAGAAGATAATACTTTAGAGCATCCTGCACTAGAAGTTTTAGTTACTGTTAATGAAGAAGATGGTATGAATGGTGCAGATGCACTAGACCCTAGCTTAATTAAAGGTCAATATATCCTAAATATGGACTCCGAGGAGGAAGGATACTTATTAGTTAGCTGTGCTGGTGGTAAAACTTGTGTTGTTAGTTTACCTGTTGAATACAAAAAAGTTGAAGGTGACAAACAAGGATTATTAGTTGAGGTTACTGGACTATTAGGTGGACACTCTGGTATGGAAATTGTTTTACAAAGAGCAAATGCTAACAAAGCAATAGCTAGAGTATTAAGTGTATTGAATGTTGATTATGAATTAGCTTCTGTTGATGGTGGTACTAAGCACAATGCTATACCTCGTGAAGCTAAATGTGTAATAGCTGTTAATAAAGCTGATGTTGAATCTGCTAAAAAACAAATAAATGACATTTTAACTGCATTTAAACATGAGTTTACTACTTCTGACCCTGGCATGACTTACTCAGTAGCTGAAACTTCTGTAGACAAAGTTCTTACTAAAGATTGCAAAGAAAAAGTTGTTCAAATGTCTTGCTTAACTCCTCATGGAGTTCAATCAGTAAGTCTTGATATAGAAGGATTAGTTGAAAGTTCTACTAACTTCGCTATAATTGAAACTAAAGAATCTACTATTGAATTTTTAACTTCTGTTAGAAGTTCTGTTATGTCTATTAGAGATGAAATCGCTGATAGAATAAGACTTTTGGCTCAAGCTTTAGGTGCTAATTACGACCTTATAGCTCAATACCCAGCTTGGGAATTTAAAAAAGGCTCAAAATTAGAAAAAATATGCAGTGAAACTTATGAGAAATTAACTGGTAAAGTTCCTACTGTTATGGCTCTACATGCTGGTCTTGAGTGTGGATTATTACTTGATAAACTTCCTCATGCTGAAGCTATCTCTATAGGACCAGATATGTTTGATGTTCATACTCCAAATGAACATGTTAGTATCCCTTCTGTAGCTAATGTTTGGGATTATGTTATTGAAATATTAAAATCTATGAACCAATATTAA
- a CDS encoding nitroreductase family protein produces MIDINLEKCVGCGMCESDCLVNAIKVKDDKAKVKNILCINCGHCMAICPTDAIEMQGFDKNEVIEYNRESFELEPEKLLNFIKFRRSIRQYKDIEVEEEKIKNIVEAGRYTPTGGNRQPIRYILVKEKLKEVKELAIQGLYNLALDTDDNDPVRSIYKNTFKKMYKRYKENGNDSLFYDAPLLMVVVGDMSLGGSAYVDGGLAASNMELMAYSQGLGICYNGFFVMASNVEPKIKELLGMSENEAVITSFILGYPDVKYKRTVNRNTAKFEVR; encoded by the coding sequence ATGATAGACATAAATTTAGAAAAATGTGTAGGCTGTGGTATGTGTGAATCAGACTGTCTTGTAAATGCAATAAAAGTTAAGGATGATAAAGCAAAGGTTAAAAATATTCTCTGTATTAACTGTGGTCACTGTATGGCAATTTGCCCAACAGATGCAATAGAAATGCAAGGATTTGATAAAAATGAAGTAATAGAATACAATCGTGAAAGTTTTGAATTAGAACCCGAAAAGTTATTGAATTTTATTAAATTTAGAAGAAGTATAAGACAATATAAAGATATAGAGGTAGAAGAAGAAAAAATAAAAAACATAGTGGAAGCTGGTAGATACACACCAACAGGTGGTAATAGACAGCCTATAAGATACATATTAGTAAAAGAAAAGCTAAAAGAAGTGAAAGAACTGGCAATACAAGGTCTTTATAATTTGGCATTAGATACTGATGACAATGACCCTGTACGTTCTATCTATAAAAATACATTTAAGAAAATGTACAAAAGATATAAAGAGAACGGAAATGATTCTTTATTTTATGATGCCCCACTACTTATGGTAGTTGTAGGAGATATGTCTCTAGGTGGAAGTGCTTATGTAGATGGAGGACTGGCTGCATCTAATATGGAACTTATGGCCTATTCTCAAGGATTAGGAATTTGTTATAATGGATTTTTTGTTATGGCATCAAATGTAGAGCCAAAGATAAAAGAACTGTTAGGAATGAGCGAGAACGAAGCTGTTATCACTTCATTTATATTGGGTTATCCAGATGTGAAATATAAAAGAACTGTAAATAGAAACACTGCTAAATTTGAGGTGAGATAG
- the argS gene encoding arginine--tRNA ligase, with protein MQDFKVAISNCLKEKIEDLSKEEIEALIEVPPNKDMGDYAFPCFKLAKVFRKAPNMIASELAESIEPSGEITKVIQLGGYVNFFVNKSQLAETVIKKVLDEKENYGHSDFGKDKTVIVEYSSPNIAKPFHIGHIRTTVIGNALYKIYDSQGYKTIRINHLGDYGTQFGKLIVAFKKWGEKEVVESNPIPELLKLYVRFHDEAEQHPEMEDEARAWFNKLENGDEEAQELWQWFRNESLKEFNRVYKLLDIEFDSLAGESFYSDKMNRVIELLEEKNLLKESKGARIVDLEEYKMPPALITKNDGSTLYMTRDLAAAIYRKETYDFDKCIYVVGSQQNLHFQQWFKVIELMGYDWAKDLIHVGFGMVALEEGTMSTRKGRVVFLEDALNQAIDKTKEIILAKNPNAKNVDEISKQVGVGAVVFQELSNSRIKDYTFSWERTLSFDGETGPYVQYTHARCCAVLRKAEVEVTSDIDYSLLADEDSAEVLRVIESFNKNILLALKKNEPHIVTRFMLDLAQAFNKFYHDNPILVENLEIRKARLALVLATKQTLENSLKLLGMHAPERM; from the coding sequence ATGCAAGATTTTAAGGTGGCAATATCAAATTGCCTTAAAGAAAAAATAGAAGATTTATCGAAAGAAGAGATAGAGGCACTTATAGAAGTTCCACCAAATAAGGATATGGGGGACTATGCTTTTCCATGCTTTAAATTAGCCAAAGTGTTTAGAAAAGCTCCAAACATGATAGCAAGTGAATTGGCGGAAAGTATAGAACCAAGTGGAGAGATAACAAAAGTAATACAATTAGGCGGATATGTAAATTTCTTTGTAAATAAATCTCAATTAGCAGAAACTGTAATTAAAAAAGTTTTAGACGAAAAAGAAAATTACGGACATAGTGATTTTGGAAAAGATAAAACTGTAATAGTTGAATATTCTTCTCCAAATATAGCAAAACCTTTCCATATAGGGCACATAAGAACTACAGTTATAGGTAATGCTTTATATAAGATATATGATTCGCAAGGATACAAGACTATAAGAATAAATCATTTAGGTGACTATGGAACTCAGTTTGGTAAGTTAATAGTGGCCTTTAAAAAGTGGGGAGAAAAAGAAGTAGTAGAGTCTAATCCAATTCCAGAATTGCTAAAATTATACGTAAGATTCCATGATGAAGCTGAACAACACCCAGAAATGGAAGATGAAGCAAGAGCATGGTTTAATAAATTAGAAAATGGTGACGAAGAAGCACAAGAATTATGGCAATGGTTTAGAAATGAGAGTTTAAAAGAGTTTAACAGAGTTTATAAACTTTTAGATATAGAATTTGATTCTTTAGCAGGAGAGAGTTTTTATTCTGATAAAATGAACAGAGTTATCGAACTATTAGAAGAGAAAAATCTTTTAAAAGAGTCTAAAGGAGCAAGAATTGTTGATTTAGAAGAGTATAAAATGCCACCAGCACTTATTACTAAGAATGATGGTTCAACGTTATATATGACAAGAGATTTAGCTGCTGCAATATATAGAAAAGAAACTTATGATTTTGACAAGTGTATATATGTAGTTGGTTCTCAACAAAACTTACATTTCCAACAATGGTTTAAGGTAATTGAGCTTATGGGATATGATTGGGCAAAAGATTTAATTCATGTTGGATTTGGTATGGTTGCACTTGAAGAAGGTACTATGTCGACTAGAAAAGGAAGAGTAGTATTTTTAGAAGATGCTTTAAATCAAGCTATAGATAAAACTAAGGAAATTATACTAGCTAAAAACCCAAATGCTAAAAATGTGGATGAAATATCTAAGCAAGTAGGTGTTGGGGCAGTAGTATTCCAAGAGTTATCTAATAGTAGAATTAAAGACTATACCTTCTCTTGGGAAAGAACGCTTAGTTTTGATGGTGAGACTGGACCATATGTTCAGTATACACATGCTAGATGCTGTGCAGTTTTAAGAAAAGCAGAAGTAGAAGTGACTTCTGATATAGATTATAGTCTATTAGCTGATGAAGATAGTGCAGAAGTTCTTAGAGTTATAGAATCATTCAATAAGAATATTTTACTTGCTCTAAAGAAAAATGAGCCACATATAGTGACTAGATTTATGCTAGATTTAGCTCAAGCGTTTAATAAATTTTATCATGACAATCCAATTTTAGTAGAAAATTTGGAAATAAGAAAAGCAAGACTTGCATTAGTTTTAGCAACAAAACAAACTTTAGAAAATTCTCTGAAATTGTTGGGAATGCACGCTCCTGAAAGAATGTAG
- a CDS encoding endonuclease MutS2, which translates to MNEKSLRVLEYNKIIDLLKKKASSSLGLKYIENLVPNTDFVEVKSMLEETSEAQSIIIKRGSVGLEGIHDIEDKVKRAYIGASLDPGSLIMIADTLRVARRLRNSLSSSDEEDFNYPIIQSLSNSLYVYKDIEDQIYNAIISEVEISDNASSTLRDIRRRIAQKNQSIRSKLNSIISSTTYQKYLQDAIISLRGDRFVVPVKSEYRSQVAGIVHDQSSSGATLFIEPMTIVEMNNELRQLKLGEQEEIERILSELSAMVGEVSEDLISNQEILGRLDFAFSKGKLSIQMRGIEPTLNEDKYLNIKNGRHPLLDKKKVVANTIYLGRDFHTLVITGPNTGGKTVTIKTVGLFALMTQSGLHIPADYGSSMCVYDNVFADIGDEQSIEQSLSTFSSHMTNIVSILQNVTADSLVIFDELGAGTDPVEGAALAIAVLEDINSVGAKCIATTHYSELKNYALTKPGVENAAVEFDIETLSPTYKLLIGVPGKSNAFEISRKLGLSDYVISRAKEYINTENIALEDVLQNVEKNRIKAVEDREEAERLKEEIEKLKVEYDEKLEKLVSQRDKMIEKAKSEAFSIIRQAKEEVDIIIKELRSLEQERASKEKNRKIEELRKELTSSMGSLQPTVKSMIVPKVSNKEIKDLKPGEEVKVITLNQNGSVVSVDKKRKEAVVQIGIMKMTLPFKSLQKTRKDVSTNVTKSTRNIIRSKSGSVKNEVDLRGLNLEEAIMEVEKYLDDAYVAGLESVTVIHGIGTGVLKAGLQDILRRNRHVKSQRGGQYGEGGAGVTIVKLK; encoded by the coding sequence ATGAATGAGAAATCGTTAAGAGTTCTAGAATACAATAAAATAATAGATTTGTTAAAGAAGAAAGCCTCATCTTCTTTAGGTCTAAAATATATAGAAAATTTAGTACCAAATACTGATTTTGTAGAAGTGAAATCTATGCTAGAAGAAACTAGTGAAGCTCAATCAATTATTATAAAGAGAGGTTCAGTAGGGTTGGAAGGTATTCATGATATAGAAGATAAGGTAAAGAGAGCTTATATAGGTGCTTCTCTTGACCCAGGAAGTCTGATTATGATAGCAGATACCTTAAGAGTGGCTAGAAGATTAAGAAATAGCTTATCTAGTAGTGATGAAGAAGATTTTAATTATCCAATAATACAATCTCTATCAAATTCTCTATATGTATACAAGGACATAGAAGACCAGATATACAATGCTATAATTAGTGAAGTAGAAATATCTGACAATGCTTCAAGTACACTTAGAGATATCAGAAGAAGAATAGCCCAAAAAAATCAATCCATTAGGTCAAAATTAAATTCAATAATAAGTTCAACTACTTATCAAAAGTACTTACAAGATGCAATAATTTCTCTAAGAGGTGATAGATTTGTAGTACCTGTAAAATCTGAATATAGGTCGCAAGTAGCTGGTATAGTGCATGACCAGTCATCTTCTGGTGCGACACTTTTTATAGAGCCAATGACTATAGTAGAGATGAACAATGAATTGAGACAGTTAAAACTAGGTGAGCAAGAAGAAATAGAAAGAATTTTATCAGAGCTTTCTGCTATGGTTGGAGAAGTTAGTGAAGACTTAATTTCTAATCAAGAGATACTTGGAAGATTGGACTTTGCATTTTCAAAGGGAAAACTTTCTATACAGATGAGAGGAATAGAACCAACTTTAAATGAGGATAAATATTTAAACATAAAAAATGGAAGACATCCACTGCTGGATAAAAAGAAGGTAGTAGCAAATACAATTTATTTAGGAAGAGACTTCCATACATTGGTGATAACAGGTCCAAACACAGGTGGTAAGACTGTTACAATAAAAACTGTAGGTCTATTTGCACTTATGACACAAAGTGGACTTCATATACCTGCTGATTATGGAAGTAGTATGTGTGTATATGATAATGTATTTGCAGATATAGGAGATGAGCAGAGTATTGAACAGAGTCTATCAACATTTTCATCTCATATGACGAATATAGTATCTATATTACAAAACGTAACAGCAGACTCTTTAGTTATATTTGACGAGTTAGGAGCGGGAACAGACCCTGTTGAAGGAGCTGCCCTTGCAATAGCAGTATTAGAAGATATAAATTCTGTAGGAGCTAAATGTATAGCTACCACTCACTATAGTGAGCTTAAAAATTATGCTCTTACTAAACCAGGTGTAGAAAATGCAGCAGTTGAATTTGATATAGAAACTTTAAGCCCAACATATAAGTTACTTATAGGTGTTCCCGGAAAATCAAATGCGTTTGAGATTTCTAGAAAACTTGGGCTAAGTGATTATGTGATTTCACGTGCTAAAGAATATATAAATACAGAAAACATAGCTTTAGAAGATGTGTTACAGAATGTTGAAAAGAATAGAATCAAAGCAGTAGAAGATAGAGAAGAAGCTGAAAGATTAAAAGAAGAGATTGAAAAACTGAAAGTAGAGTATGACGAAAAGCTTGAAAAATTGGTCAGTCAAAGAGATAAGATGATTGAAAAAGCTAAATCAGAAGCATTTTCAATTATAAGACAAGCTAAAGAAGAAGTAGATATTATAATAAAAGAACTTAGAAGTCTTGAACAAGAAAGAGCTTCAAAAGAAAAGAATCGTAAGATAGAAGAACTTAGAAAAGAATTGACCAGCTCTATGGGAAGTCTTCAGCCAACAGTAAAAAGTATGATAGTTCCAAAGGTATCAAATAAGGAGATAAAAGACTTAAAGCCAGGTGAAGAAGTTAAGGTAATAACTTTAAATCAAAATGGTAGTGTAGTTTCAGTAGATAAAAAGAGAAAAGAAGCAGTAGTGCAAATTGGTATAATGAAGATGACTCTACCTTTTAAGTCTTTACAAAAAACACGCAAAGATGTTTCAACAAATGTAACTAAATCAACGAGAAACATTATAAGGTCAAAATCTGGTAGTGTAAAAAATGAAGTTGACCTTAGAGGGTTAAACCTAGAAGAAGCTATAATGGAAGTAGAAAAGTATCTTGATGATGCATATGTGGCAGGTTTAGAGTCTGTAACAGTAATACATGGAATAGGTACAGGAGTATTAAAAGCAGGGCTACAAGACATTTTAAGAAGAAATAGACATGTAAAATCACAAAGAGGTGGTCAATATGGAGAAGGTGGAGCAGGAGTAACAATTGTTAAATTAAAATAA